One genomic segment of Centropristis striata isolate RG_2023a ecotype Rhode Island chromosome 13, C.striata_1.0, whole genome shotgun sequence includes these proteins:
- the spsb3a gene encoding SPRY domain-containing SOCS box protein 3a — MSRRSRNSRAWRYVWGGIRRDADARALEEWSYDRLEYSDSDSEADFSAVMVPPVPSAVPVTGESYCGCDSQAETNYNPRLRGFHQVKDCHCGEDDQEFDWVWDTNSRSTATLLSCDNRKVNFHSEYSCGTAAIRGSKELAEGQHFWEIKMTSPVYGTDMMVGIGTSDVNLDKYRHTFCSLLGKDSDSWGLSYTGLLLHKGDKMNFSSRFGQGSIIGIHLDTWHGTLTFFKNRKCIGVAATELQNKRFYPMACSTAAKSSMKVIRSCSAPTSLLYLCCARLRQLLPDCMDTLDVLPLPPGLRQLLHNKLGWVLSLNGGTTEETSDGAERPSRSPVPPLAGAPSSESDSEGCTSDLEACQRKRCRWT; from the exons ATGTCCAGGCGGAGCAGGAACAGTCGTGCATGGCGTTATGTTTGGGGTGGGATACGACGCGATGCTGATGCCCGAGCCCTTGAAGAATGGAGCTATGACCGCCTAGAG TACAGTGATTCAGACTCCGAGGCAGACTTTTCAGCAGTTATGGTCCCTCCAGTCCCCAGTGCCGTGCCAGTCACCGGAGAGTCCTACTGTGGCTGCGACTCCCAGGCTGAGACCAACTACAACCCTCGTCTGCGAGGTTTTCACCAAGTTAAAGACTGCCACTGTGGAGAGGATGACCAAG AGTTTGACTGGGTTTGGGACACCAACAGCCGATCAACAGCCACACTACTGAGCTGCGACAATCGCAAAGTGAACTTCCACTCTGAATACAGCTGTGGCACAGCAGCAATACGCGGCTCCAAAGAGCTGGCTGAAGGGCAGCACTTCTGGGAGATCAAGATGACGTCCCCAGTGTACGGAACAGACATG ATGGTCGGCATCGGGACATCTGATGTCAACCTCgacaaatacagacacacttTCTGCAGCCTGTTGGGGAAAGATTCGGACAGCTGGGGTCTTTCATACACCG GCTTGTTGCTTCATAAAGGAGACAAGATGAACTTCTCCTCTCGATTCGGACAGGGCTCCATCATTGGAATCCATCTGGACACATGGCACGGCACGCTCACGTTCTTCAAAAATCGCAAGTGTATAG GTGTTGCTGCCACAGAGCTGCAAAATAAGAGATTCTATCCGATGGCGTGCTCCACAGCCGCGAAGAGCAGCATGAAGGTGATCAGGTCGTGCTCGGCGCCGACCTCTCTGCTCTACCTTTGCTGCGCTCGCCTTCGCCAGCTGCTGCCGGACTGTATGGACACCCTGGATGTGTTGCCACTGCCACCAGGCCTTCGCCAGTTGCTCCACAACAAACTGGGTTGGGTGCTTAGTCTCAACGGCGGCACCACAGAAGAAACCTCAGATGGAGCTGAGCGTCCCTCGCGGTCGCCTGTCCCCCCGTTGGCCGGAGCGCCGTCCTCTGAGAGTGACTCTGAGGGTTGTACGTCCGACCTGGAAGCCTGTCAGAGGAAGAGATGCCGCTGGACATGA